In Ooceraea biroi isolate clonal line C1 chromosome 6, Obir_v5.4, whole genome shotgun sequence, the genomic stretch TGTAAAAAATGTCAATTCTACAAGCTCCGATGAAGGTATTCAGCTAACTTGTCCAGTCCTCGGTTCTCGAACCGAAATAACCAAGTGCTAAATATATACAAGTACAAGAAATTTTAGCAAATTTTCTGATTTCTTCTCAGGTAAACAAGAGCTGTATCTCACAGAAGCTAAACTTCTGGATAtcatagaaaaatgtaaaatggaaGGTTcatattctttattaattcgtACATTGGGGGAAGTGTTTTCTTCCGGGAAGGCGTTAAGCATGAGTTTCCGAAAGACTGAGAAAAGCAATTCTCCTTTGGTGGCGCTTCTTGAAAAGGCGCCGGATACCTTGTTAAGGCCACCCGCAGATCTGGATAAAGAGACGGTGCGATCTCTTCAGGGGGAGGACAAAGAACAGGACAGCAGTGATCCATCACCTACAGTTCCTAATAATGACGACACTACCGTTGATTTACCATCGGTTCGCAGAGCGTTCGAGGCGCTTTGGTCTGTGCCAGGTAAGACGAAAGACACTTTTATCCTTTCCATTgtattttaaaagttatttaaagcTATTTTATAACtactaatttataaaatgtaaatagataaattaataaatattgttttaactAGGCGAGGTATTCGAGTCAGCTCTGGTCAATGCGCTAGTCACGTTGGCAGATGACATAGAGTTAGATCTGAGAGTATTCCGCATAATGCGCTGGGACAATATGGACacgttattacatatattcctCATTGTCTTTGAAATTCCGATGCTCGGAACCAGCGAATACTTGGAATTGGTCCTCCACATGTTGTGTAAAGCGTGTAGCTGCCTGCCTATAGTGGCGCAAGCTAAACTGACACGCTTGTGGGCCAAGCACTGCAAATCACGACTCCCGAGTCTTCTGCAGGCGCTTCAAGAGCTCATAACTGTCAAGGTGCGTTTCTCGATCTGCTCCGATTTCGCCGAGTTGACAGATTGCCGAACGATCGTcctgtgttatttatttacggAAAATTCGCTAACTTTACAGGTAATAGGGGGTTCCTTCACGCGTGACTACTGCGTCCAAGATGCGGATACTATTACTGCACCGACGAAAGTTATgaaaattctgtactacgcgAGTATGCTGGCTGGTGAACTAGAGGAAGTGGTATCGAGCGACGAGAATGAGTCGGCTAGTAGCGACAAAGGCGCCTCGCGTTCATCAACGTCACAAATCCCCCAGGTATCATTTCTATCACTGCCTCGTGACACACTTGTTATATCGCTTTCCTGTATGATGCAAACGTAACATACGTTTACAGGATCCCTTAGCGACAGAATTGGGGATTACAGCATTGGACGCGCGTAAACCTCTAATACCGTTTACCGATTTCTACAATGAACCGCTCAGCGACGCTATAGAGATGGACAAAGATTTCGCTTACTACAAGAGTGAAGAGCCGATGAAGTTTAGCTTCATGAATTATGCGTTCATTCTTACGCCAGCTACTAAGACCCTGGGTCTGTATTACGACAATCGCATCAGAATGTACAGCGAGCGACGTATGAGCTTTTTGCAGACCGTTGTTGGACAGCCCACCAATCCATATCTCAGACTAAAGGTTTGTAACCTTGACGATTAACCGAGTGATGGGAGGTCAGTACAAATTATGTTTCGTTTAAACAGGTTCGAAGAGACCATCTGATAGACGACGCGCTAGTGGAATTGGAAATGGTTGCGATGGAAAACCCGTCTGACTTGAAGAAACAGTTGGTCGTCGAGTTCGAAGGAGAACAAGGCGTCGACGAAGGCGGCGTGTCTAAAGAGTTCTTTCAACTAGTCGTAGAGGAAATTTTCAATCCGGACTACGGCATGTTCACCACACAAGTAAGGATTTCTTTTGCGATCGAGCGGCTTTGGAcgattttttcttaaatttctaTGTCTCGTTCTAATCTCACGATACAACCGCGGTAATCACGATCTAGTTCTGCGATACATGGCTGATTCATGCATTTCAGGAGGACACGCAGATGACGTGGTTCAATCCGACGTCATTCGAGAGTGACGCGCAGTTCACCCTAATAGGCATCGTGCTTGGCTTAGCAATTTATAACAATGTGATCTTGGACGTGCGTTTCCCAATGGTGGTTTACAGAAAGTTGCTAGGCAGGAAGGGCACCTTCGCCGATCTGGAGGATTGGAGCCCAACGTTGTACCGAACGATGAAGGAATTGATGGAGTACACCGGAGACGATATGCCGGAGACGTTCATGCAAACCTTCCGAGTGGGTTACAGGTACGGCTTTAACGGCCCGGGTGTACGCGGAATAACTTTTCACGGTTTCATCCTTTTCTCGCAGGGACGTGTTCGGATCAATATCGTTCCACGAGCTCAAAGAGAACGGTGACGAACTGTACGTCACGCAGGAGAATAAGAAGGAATTTGCCGACCTCTATGCGGATTTCCTGCTGAATAAATCTATGGAGCGGCAGTTCAACGCTTTCCGACGTGGTTTCCAGATGGTCACGGACGAGAGCCCGCTGGCGTTGCTCTTCAGACCGGAGGAAATCGAGCAGGTGCGAGATCGATCTTGTGCGATAAATAAACCGCAAGCAGCGCTTATCGAGTACGAGTATTCTAACGTTTTGCCACGCGTTTGCAGCTGGTTTGCGGGAGCAAGATCTTCGATTTCGCCGAGCTGGAGGCGGCTACCGAGTACGAGGGCGGTTACACCGTGGACAGCGAGGCGGTGCGTAATTTCTGGCGTGTGGCGCACTCCCTACCACCCGAGAGCCAGCGAAGGCTCCTGCAGTTCACGACCGGCAGTGATCGAGTACCGGTCGGCGGCCTCTCGAGACTCAAAATGGTCATTGCCAGACACGGTCCGGACTCCGACAGGTACGGAAACGTGCGCTACATTGAATCGCTCCACCGCGTTTCATGCAGCTCATCGTTGTGTCATTTTCAGATTGCCGATAGCACACACGTGCTTCAATGTTTTACTGTTGCCGGACTACAGTACGATAGAGAAACTGCAGGACCGCCTGTTGAAAGCAATCAATTACTCGAAAGGTTTCGGCATGTTATGAATACGTGCCGCGCATCGCTCCACTTTCTTCCTCAGTCTTTCGAATTATACTTCAAGTACACGATAAGATTCAACTCCCCTCGCCATTTTATTCGCAGCTAATCGCTAATCGGAAACCGTGCCAGTGCGCTTAAAATACGACACAAAACACACCGCTTGTGTACCGTGTACCGTCAAGAGTTCTCCTGACATTCGAACAAATTCCAACGAATCAAAAAGATCGAAGACCTTTGTGCATAAAACGGGTATTCTTGggaaaaaaaacgagagaaaaagagggaaacgCTTCGAAACTATCTCCGCACCACCCGCAGGAATCGCTTGTATCATAGTGTGTACTTTTTCTACTAATGTACAAGATAATGAAGACCGATTTTGATGGCCATTCCGAAACGATTGCGAGAAGAAGTGTAAGAGAGacattaacaaaaaaaaacgcacGACTGCAATGAGTGTAAAAAAAACGCGGGTACCGAACCAGGAGGTACCGCgtcatagaaataaatatgtaattttagcGAGACGTATAGATAACAGAATGCGTTCCGGGAACTCAATGGCCGTACAATCGTTGCGTGATTTTATTCGCCGTTGATTCCGTTTCCAACAACAAGAGCAATCTAccaattttttttgttttttttttaccaGAAAAAAAATTCGTCGCTAACGCAGGTCGTTAATTCTAACATAACGGATGGAATTTTAATCAGAAAGTGAAATGTTTATTGATTGTAAAGTATTTAATTGagagcatatatatatatatacatatatatttatgataaaacgTGATGTAACGAGTCATACGATATTTAGTTTGGGAGTAAACTTGACAAGATTGTCGAAATGAACGTGTAAAGATCATTTACTTGTCTCTGAATTTTTGATATGCAACCGTTTAGATTCCAGAACGCATCTGAGAGCTGCAAAGCCGAAAACAACCCTTGTAGGAGACTGAGCTAATGTCACTTTGAACGAAGGTTTTTGTAAAGGAAAGCAAAAAAACAAATGGCGCTTTTGTATTGTACCTTTCTTTCGATTTCGAACATTTTTCTCATGCATCACACGTCACGGTGGTCAAGTAGTGGAATCGAATAgagattataaatttgtataaacgTTTATGAACGTTTAGGCAGCGTTCTTTTCGAACGGCTACCTAAATTATCAGCCGTCTTATTGTTATTCACGTGACAATAAAGCTctcaagagaaaagaaaagagaacgaAGATCTTGTATTTGTGCCTACGTTTTACGTGATTGCGTACATCTACCCTAATGAATTGCCGATTAATTGCTGTACATTTGTAATCAAACTCATACGTACAACTTATTAATGTAAAGTCCccatttatttctaatattattttgaaaataaatgatattagaaaagacaaaatcaatagaaattattagaatagatatgttaaaaaagataaaaagtatagagttctgttttacaattttttatttttatagaattgtttttataaaatattaacaaatttcttttttaataaaagatgtGACGGAAAGAAGGCACAACAGGATTGAAAAGGTTAGGTTCCACTCTATCCATGCTTAACTAATGCATCGATGGAATTCTAGACGgagtaattaattgatatcgTTTCGTGTTCTTGGTTTGTGTAATTTGCCAGCTCTGTTACTATTTATAagatttatagatttttaatcATTGTCCAATGAAACATTGAGTATTTGTTAAATGTacgtgttaaatattatttttatcttttatattttcgaagCAGTATTTCcatgaataatttacaaattatctAAATTATCTCGGATTTCCTAGTATTGTGCTTAATCTTTTTCGTTTATCAACACTTGAAAAAGCTCAAAACGTCatcttaaacaaatttgaacaATTTAAACTGCACACCGCACTGTGGATCAAGAGTCGATTCAGGGTCGACGAGAGTGATCAACCTTCGAATCGATCTTGGGACGGTATTCAATTCATTCCTATAATGAGATAgttttagatatattattatttactaatttttaaatactaatACAGTTTTGTCTGATTGGCTAACaaatatttcagatttaaAACGACattaatacaatacaataacgAACTATACTGGCCATAGTCTATTATCTATATTAAGATCGCCTTAATTATGAGCTCGAGATATTTGTTAGCCAATCAAATAGCTGAATTAATATCTAGAAAGTATACTTAAGACCAACTTGTTACAAGAATGGACTATAAACGCCGCCCTTGCAATTACATTTCTATCGAACTGcattttcaagattttctAGCGCTCCAGAAAATGTTATTACGCATGCTTGAGATTAGACTTGTGATAAGGTCCCACTGATCGCCTCCAACTTGTTGAATGTGGCTAATTCACA encodes the following:
- the LOC105284537 gene encoding ubiquitin-protein ligase E3A; protein product: MSAKGQEDPGEDHVSRVEEESPCSDMKRAAAKKLIERYFYQLTDGCGNPHCDNQHCASSGKVTNLTPNQAAAQAIQLFSQEARLCDGTQPSKVARTIEPGQTSLAKSLPVKNVNSTSSDEGKQELYLTEAKLLDIIEKCKMEGSYSLLIRTLGEVFSSGKALSMSFRKTEKSNSPLVALLEKAPDTLLRPPADLDKETVRSLQGEDKEQDSSDPSPTVPNNDDTTVDLPSVRRAFEALWSVPGEVFESALVNALVTLADDIELDLRVFRIMRWDNMDTLLHIFLIVFEIPMLGTSEYLELVLHMLCKACSCLPIVAQAKLTRLWAKHCKSRLPSLLQALQELITVKVIGGSFTRDYCVQDADTITAPTKVMKILYYASMLAGELEEVVSSDENESASSDKGASRSSTSQIPQDPLATELGITALDARKPLIPFTDFYNEPLSDAIEMDKDFAYYKSEEPMKFSFMNYAFILTPATKTLGLYYDNRIRMYSERRMSFLQTVVGQPTNPYLRLKVRRDHLIDDALVELEMVAMENPSDLKKQLVVEFEGEQGVDEGGVSKEFFQLVVEEIFNPDYGMFTTQEDTQMTWFNPTSFESDAQFTLIGIVLGLAIYNNVILDVRFPMVVYRKLLGRKGTFADLEDWSPTLYRTMKELMEYTGDDMPETFMQTFRVGYRDVFGSISFHELKENGDELYVTQENKKEFADLYADFLLNKSMERQFNAFRRGFQMVTDESPLALLFRPEEIEQLVCGSKIFDFAELEAATEYEGGYTVDSEAVRNFWRVAHSLPPESQRRLLQFTTGSDRVPVGGLSRLKMVIARHGPDSDRLPIAHTCFNVLLLPDYSTIEKLQDRLLKAINYSKGFGML